The window GTAGTGCTTCAAGATCGCGCACATGGCGGTTGTGTCGCCGTTTGCCGCTGCGGAAATGACAGGGAACGGCAACAGATTTTCAGACTTCCTAACGGTATTCATCATCTGCTTTTCCCTCCAAATACTGTTTGATTTTCGCAAGCGCGGATTTCCTGTGCCGGAAAACCGTCGTGCGTACAACATTCAGCAGTTCGCCAATTTCCGCGTCGCTCATATCCAAGAAGTAGGACAAAAGGATAATGTCGCGTTTCCTTTCGGGCAAAGCGTTAAGGGCTTCGGCAAGCAGTTCATTTTTGACGAGTACATCAAAGCCGGACACTTGAAAACGGAAATAATCGCTTTCGTATTCGTCCGTTGTGAAAAGCTGCGCGAGTTCGCTTTCGCTCAAATCCGAAAAAGTAACTTCGCGTGCTGCGCGTTTCGCAAGAGTGCGGCGGTGGCTTTTCGCTTCGCCGACCAAAGTTTTCTTTGCTAATGCGTCGTACTGATGTTGTATTCTTTCCTTGTCGGAAGAAGATAGCTCCATAGAGTTCACCTCCTTCCCGCGTGGAGTAGAGGACGGGAGTTAAGGGCTTGTCCTCTCTGCCCCTTTCGCTCCGTACCCGTTCGGGAGATGGCTCTTGAGTGCGCTTTTCAGAAAAAAGTTGAAAAAAGCAAAATGCGCCCGTCCGCAAGACGCGGACGGGCGCAAAGGAAATGTAAGCAGTAGCTAAATGTATTGACAGTTCACATTCATAGCCGGAATATCCCGCTTGCGGAGCATAGCTTTTTTTGACCGCAAAGCATTAGGCGGGTTACAGTAAATAAAAATGGACACGGCGATACCTCCCCGATACCGCCGTATCCTTAAAAAAGGGCGACTTTAATACACTACCCGCAATCCATTCTATAATAGGGAACAGCGGCTTTTGCGCAATATTAAATAAAAAAGCCGATAACACATAGGTTTTTTGACCTAATGCGTTATCGGCTCTGCGTCTATGCGTCTGGCACTTTTAATCATTTTTTTTTGAATTTATTATATGTGTTAGCTAACTGTCCACAAGCCGCGTTAATCTCTCTGCCATGAGAAACTCTCATAGTAACTTCAAGTCCTGCTTGCTCTAATTGATGTTTGAATGCAACTATTTCCCGTTTCTGTGGTGCTTTAATTCTTGAATTGCTTGTTGGGTTGTATTGTAACACGTTAATCATAACTTTTTTGCCCCGAAACCATTTTGCAAGTTGTCTTACATCTGAGGGCCGGTCATTTATACCCGGTAAAAGCAAATACGCAAAGACAATTTTGCGATTATGCCTTTCAGAATAGGATAAGGCTTGCTTAACAACATCTTCAATAGCATATATGCGCATGTGAGGAATAATACGATTTCTTGCAGATTGTGTTGCTGCGTGTAAAGATATTGTCAACTGAATTTTAAGATGTTCCTCGCGCAATTTTTTTAATTGATCGACCGGACCAACTGTTGATATGGTAATGCCGTCGGTTGGAAAGTTGAGCCCATATCTATCTCGGAGAATATGGATTGCTTTTATCAAGTTGTCATAATTGAATAAAGGCTCTCCCATACCCATAAAAACGATACGGTTTACTTTTCGACGCAACAATATAATCTGTTGTACGATTTCTGACGATGTTAGATTACGAACAAAGCCATTTCGCCCGGACTCACAAAAAATACAACCAACAGGACAACCGACTTGTGTGCTCACGCAAACAGTTCCACCATCTCGCCGCTTGATAAAAACCGTTTCAATGTATTTGTTGTCTTTCAGTTCGTAAACATACTTTTCAGTATCACTGCTTTTGCAAATATTTTTTACCAACATTGATAGATTTTTTTTGCGTGGTAATTGCTTATATAATTCTTCATATAAGGCTTTTGCTTCATTCTCGCCAATAACTTCCGACATTTCTTTGTAAGTAAATCCGTATGGATCATTCCGTACTTCCGCAGGCGTATATTTAGGTAAACGTTTCATTTTTATATCCTTTCTTCTAAATAATAAAAGTTTGTTTTTCTGTATTTTTGATTACAATCTCTAATTTTTCTACATCAATGATATGCGTCAATTTGCATTTAGGGCAGAAAAGAGGAAAATCTTTTAATACAGTATTATGAAATACTTGAACTCTCGTCTTTCCGTTACAAATCGGACATTTTATCCAATATTTTTTAAGCATTATATTTCACTCGTCCTTTTTACACAAAAAAATGCAGGTCAATCCTCAACATGAGCATTGACCTGCATTTATAATGCACAGAGCAGTACAACAAAACTAAGGCATAGCTTGCACTATGTCTATACTATATCTATACGTCGTTAGTTTTTTGTATAGCATCCGCAAAATAAGCATGACAAAAAAGCCCATGTTGAAAATGGGAAAATCCTTTTTTTCAATGCTTATCTAATACGCATGCTATGCAACATAAACGCCGCCTCCTTTTACATAAATTTTATTTTATCAGAAAATCAGTCTACTGTCAATACACAACAGGAAGTATTTAACCTAATGATATGAATTGTGTGGACATATCCAAAAAGAAAGGTGAACTGTAAAATGTAACAGGGTGAATGAAAATGGCAAAAAGACCCGTACCATTGTACGACTTTAAGGCTTTCGGGGCAGCTATAAAAGCCGCGAGAAATGAATACGGCGAGAGCCGCAAAAAGGTAAGCGACGAGTTATATATTTCCCCGCGCTACCTTGCGAATATCGAGAACAAGGGACAACAGCCGAGTTTACAGGTATTCTATGACCTTGTAACCCGGTATCATATTTCGGTAGATCAATTTTTCTTCCCGAACAGCAATGCGGAGAAATCCACCGGGCGGCGGCAGCTTGACGCGCTGCTGGACGGTATGAGCGATAAAGGCATACGGATTGTAACCGCAACAGCAAGGGAGATAACGGAAGTCGAAAAAGCAGAGGATTAACCTCACAATATGAGAAATCGGGAGATTGCAGCGCATGGCGGCTGCAATCTTTTTTTGCGTCCAAAATCAAAGGAACGCGCAACAAATACCGCCTTTCGGTGGGGGTATGGAGTAGATAGCAAGCACAGCAAACGAGTACCCGTTTGCGGAAAATGCTTGTTGGGATAATCCCAAACCCTTATACCGAAAGGCGGTGCGGAAATGGAAAACCGAAAGAGAAATATACAGATGAAGTTTTACGTTACGGAAGAAGAAAAGCGGCTGATCGACGAGAAGATGAAGCAGCTTCCCATAAAGCAGTATGGGGCATACTTCCGTAAAATGGCGATAGACGGGTATATTCTTGTCGTTGACCGAAGCGACACAAAAGCATATATCCGGGAACTGCAAGCGGTGAGCCGGAACATCAACCAAATTGCAAAACGCGCCAATGCGACGGGGACGGTTTACAGGCAGGATATAGAGGACATTAAAAAGGCGGTGGACGAGATATGGCGGTTACAAAGACGCACCCTATTAAATCAACCTTAAAGGCTGCGATAGACTATATCTTAAATCCCGAAAAGACAGACGGGAAGCTGCTTGCGTCCTCTTTCGGCTGCGGGCTGGAAACCGCCGATATTGAGTTTGCATGGACGCGGGAAGCTGCCGGAGATCGCGGCACACATTTAGGGCGGCACTTGATACAATCCTTTGCGGTGGGAGAAACCACACCGGAAGAAGCGCACAAAATCGGCATGGAACTTGCCGGGGCGGTATTAGGCGGCAAGTATGAGTTTGTTTTGACAACTCACGTCGATAAAGACCATCTGCATAATCACTTGATTTTCAACGCGGTTAGCTTCGTTGACTACAAAAAGTACCATTCCAACAAGCAAAGCTATCACTTTATCCGGCGCACCAGCGACAGGATATGTAAAGAGCATGGGCTATCCGTCGTCGTACCGGGACAGGACAAGGGAAAAAGCTATGCAGAATACACCGCCGAAAAGCAAGGGACAAGCTACAAAGCAAAGCTGAAAACGGCGATAGATACTCTCATTCCCCAAGTGAAAGATTTTGACGAACTGCTGCGCCGCTTGCAGGAAATGGGGTATGAAATCAAACAGGGCAAATACATTTCCTTTCGCGCTGCCGGACAGGAACGGTTTACCCGCACAAAGACGCTCGGCGCGGCCTATACGGAAGAAGCGATAAAGGAGCGTATCAAGGGCGTGTATGTTGCCAAAACAAAAACGCTGCGGGAAGATAAGAAAATCCGGCTTGTCGTCGATCTTGAAAACAGTATCAAAGCCCAACAGTCGGCGGGCTATGAACGGTGGGCAAAAATCCATAATCTGAAACAGGCTGCTAAAAGCATGAACTTCCTAACCGAAAACAAGATTGAGTATTATAGCGAACTTGAAAGCAAGATAGCCGATATTATGACCGCTCATGACGCGGCGGCAAAGGCGGTTAAGGAAGTGGAACAGCGTATGTCTGATTTGTCGCTGCTTATCAAGCACACCACCACATACCGACAGTTAAAACCGATTTACGATGAATACCGAAAATCGCCGGACAAGGAAAAGTATCTGCGGGGGCATGAAAGCGAAATTATCCTGTTTGAAGCTGCGGCAAGGGCATTAAAGGAAATGCAGATAAAGAAGCTGCCCGATCTCGCCGCGCTGCGCAAGGAGTATAGAAGCTTAAACGACAGGAAAACCAAATTGTATGAAGATTATCGGCAAGCCAAGAAGCAAATGCAGGAATACGGCGTTGTCAAAAAGAACGTCGATAGTATTCTTTACCCGTCCCAAAGCAGGGCGCGGGAGCAGGAGCGATAAGGCGCAAAACATGGGGTGGCAAGTGGAATGTTAAGGGCTGAAAACGCCTGTGTTTCTGCGGCTTCCAGCGCATGAAAACGACATAGACGATAAAGTATATTCAAACCCGCAAAAACGGCTTTCTAATTGTCCACGCAAGGACAAAAAAAGAACAGGGGCGCGGTGCCGGAAATCGGCAACCGCGCCCCTGTTCTCTATGGGCTATTCCTCGTCGGTCAAGATAAACTCCCTTTCGGAAAACTCGCTGTCCGTCATGGCTTGCAGCTTGTTCACCGCTGCGGCGGCAAGCTGGCGCATATCCTCGTCCATGTAGGGCATGGCGGCAAGGATATTTTCAAGCGTTGTTTCCCGGCTGTCCTCGGCGTAGATCGCAACAATGTTTTCTTCCTCAATGGTAAAGCGGGTATTCATGCTATCAAACCTCCAAATCCTTTTTATGCTCTTTCTGTTTATCTTTCGGCTGCTGCGCCGCCTGTTTCTTGTATTCGTCCAGCTTCTTCAAAATGGACGGTTTTTTCTGCGGCTGTTCCCGTTTCTCGGCTTTTACCGCTTTTGCAAGGTCGGTAACGGAAATCGCTTCCCCCGCCTTTGCCCGCTGCTCAAAATCTGCAACGGTGGGCGTTTGCGGCGTATTGTTGATAAGCCCGTCAAAATTGTTGTCGTTCTGCTCTATGGTGTCCTCGACGTGCTTTAAGGGATTATCCCGCTGCGGCTGCTCGGCGGCTATGGCATAAGCCTGTGTGCCATTCCCCATAATGAGATACTTCCCGTCCTCCGACGCATGGTGAAAACCAAATCCCGCCGCTTCGATCTGTTCACGGCTCATATCGGTAATATGAAAATTGCCCCTCGGCGTTCTAACGGTTTCACCCGTCAAAAGGCTGTCGGGGGTCGCTTCCGGCTGCTGCTTTTCAAGCTGCCCGTCCTTGTAGGAATATCCTTGCGCCGCGATTGCTTCAAGGGTCTTGCCCGTAACGTCGCCATAAATCCGCTTGTCTGCGTCAACCAGCATTTGCAAAGTGTCTTGTACGGTGTCGGACAAGGCTTGCTGCTGTTCGGGCGGCAGCTTGTCAAATACGGGGGTCTGCTGCTCCTGCAAAAACTCCGGCACTTGCTGAAAACCGATACTGTCTACATAGTGGGCGGTGTCCTCGTCGTTCTGATGAAGCACAACAATGTCGGAAACGGAAAGGCTATGCCCCTTAAAGTCGGCGGGGTGGTCGATATTAAACCTTTCCCAAATGTCGCCCAGCGTCATATCCTTTGTAAGCGGTGCAGTATAGACGAGTTCATAATTTACCCGGTCAATGGTAAGTCCAGCCGCTTGCAGACGGTCATAAGGCTCAAAGCGCAAGTCCCTTGTTTCGTCCCCGCGCTTTAACTGATAAATGGAAAAGGTATCGCCCTGCTCCTGCTCGGCTTGCCGCTGCTGCTGCAACTCGGTAAAATGCCCCTCAATCTCGGTAATGAGTTCCTTTGCGGTGGTCTGTATTGTTTCAAGGGACGCTTTTAACTCGGTCATTTCCTTGCCGCTGCTCCAACCAGCCACATAGCCGAAAGAGTAATCGGAAGTATCAAGGCCGAAATGCTGGCAAACCGTATAAGCGACGCTTTCCGCTTCTACCTCGCAGGTATGGCGGTCAACGCGGTTTTGCTGCTCCGGCGGGGCGTTTAAGTCTACGTCGTGCAGCTTCGCATGGGCGATTTCGTGAATGGCGGTCTTTA of the Luxibacter massiliensis genome contains:
- a CDS encoding sigma-70 family RNA polymerase sigma factor; the protein is MELSSSDKERIQHQYDALAKKTLVGEAKSHRRTLAKRAAREVTFSDLSESELAQLFTTDEYESDYFRFQVSGFDVLVKNELLAEALNALPERKRDIILLSYFLDMSDAEIGELLNVVRTTVFRHRKSALAKIKQYLEGKADDEYR
- the rlmN gene encoding 23S rRNA (adenine(2503)-C(2))-methyltransferase RlmN, translating into MKRLPKYTPAEVRNDPYGFTYKEMSEVIGENEAKALYEELYKQLPRKKNLSMLVKNICKSSDTEKYVYELKDNKYIETVFIKRRDGGTVCVSTQVGCPVGCIFCESGRNGFVRNLTSSEIVQQIILLRRKVNRIVFMGMGEPLFNYDNLIKAIHILRDRYGLNFPTDGITISTVGPVDQLKKLREEHLKIQLTISLHAATQSARNRIIPHMRIYAIEDVVKQALSYSERHNRKIVFAYLLLPGINDRPSDVRQLAKWFRGKKVMINVLQYNPTSNSRIKAPQKREIVAFKHQLEQAGLEVTMRVSHGREINAACGQLANTYNKFKKK
- a CDS encoding cysteine-rich KTR domain-containing protein, which codes for MLKKYWIKCPICNGKTRVQVFHNTVLKDFPLFCPKCKLTHIIDVEKLEIVIKNTEKQTFII
- a CDS encoding helix-turn-helix transcriptional regulator, with protein sequence MAKRPVPLYDFKAFGAAIKAARNEYGESRKKVSDELYISPRYLANIENKGQQPSLQVFYDLVTRYHISVDQFFFPNSNAEKSTGRRQLDALLDGMSDKGIRIVTATAREITEVEKAED
- a CDS encoding plasmid mobilization protein, encoding MENRKRNIQMKFYVTEEEKRLIDEKMKQLPIKQYGAYFRKMAIDGYILVVDRSDTKAYIRELQAVSRNINQIAKRANATGTVYRQDIEDIKKAVDEIWRLQRRTLLNQP
- a CDS encoding relaxase/mobilization nuclease domain-containing protein; translation: MAVTKTHPIKSTLKAAIDYILNPEKTDGKLLASSFGCGLETADIEFAWTREAAGDRGTHLGRHLIQSFAVGETTPEEAHKIGMELAGAVLGGKYEFVLTTHVDKDHLHNHLIFNAVSFVDYKKYHSNKQSYHFIRRTSDRICKEHGLSVVVPGQDKGKSYAEYTAEKQGTSYKAKLKTAIDTLIPQVKDFDELLRRLQEMGYEIKQGKYISFRAAGQERFTRTKTLGAAYTEEAIKERIKGVYVAKTKTLREDKKIRLVVDLENSIKAQQSAGYERWAKIHNLKQAAKSMNFLTENKIEYYSELESKIADIMTAHDAAAKAVKEVEQRMSDLSLLIKHTTTYRQLKPIYDEYRKSPDKEKYLRGHESEIILFEAAARALKEMQIKKLPDLAALRKEYRSLNDRKTKLYEDYRQAKKQMQEYGVVKKNVDSILYPSQSRAREQER
- a CDS encoding transposon-transfer assisting family protein, whose protein sequence is MNTRFTIEEENIVAIYAEDSRETTLENILAAMPYMDEDMRQLAAAAVNKLQAMTDSEFSEREFILTDEE